TCCAAGGTGCAGCTGCCCGTGGAGACGGCCCTGATCGGTGATGCCGGGTACCAGGGCCTCTGGAAGGAACACCCTCACGCGCTCACACCTCACAAGGCGACCCGCACCACGCCACTCACCCACGAGCAGCGCCAGGACACGGTTGTCCTGGCGCATACCCGGCAGGGGATCGAGCACATGATCCGACGCCTGAAGATTTTTCGGGTACTCAAGGGCGTCTATCGACACCGCAGGCGTCGGTTTGCTTTGCGTCTGCACCTCATCGCGGCCCTCTGCAACCTCACCCTCTCCTGCTCAGCCTGACTTTCGCAGGAGGTCTATTGGGAAACAAACAAAGGAGGAGGGTCCACTTCAGGACGTCGAGAATTCAGTCTGACGGCCTGTCTCCAGAGCCACAGCGAACCATTGGGGAACCGCTTCCCGGAAATACCGTTGCGCCCAGGTCTGGGCCCAGACCTGGAAAGCCCCCTGCTCAATCGCCGTGCGAGCACGCTCAACCAGACCGTGCAGGTAACGGAGATTGTGCAGCGAGAGCATCCGCGGGGCCAGCATCTCCTCGGCCCGGACCAGGTGAGCCAGGTAGGCCCGCGTGTAGTGGCGGCAGGCGTAGCAGTCACAATCCCGGTCAATGGGTTCCAACTGCGTGCGGGGGGCGCTGGAATTCATGTTCAGGCGTCCGTCGTCCGTTAGGGCATAACCGAAACGGCCCGTTCTGGTGGGATATACACAGTCGAACATATCGACTCCCAGGGCGATGCCCGCCACCAGATCCTCGGGGTGTCCGACGCCCATCAGGTAACGGGGTTTTCCCTCAGGCAGACGTGACGCCGTGAAGGCAACGGCCGGGTACATCTCCTCCTTCGACTCCCCGACGGCCAGTCCACCGATAGCGAAGCCGGGGGTTCCAAAGGGCAGCGTCAGGTCGAGGCTCTGCTGCCGCAA
The sequence above is a segment of the Deinococcus apachensis DSM 19763 genome. Coding sequences within it:
- the tgt gene encoding tRNA guanosine(34) transglycosylase Tgt, whose translation is MFEFDIRRRDGRARTATFQTPRGQILTPLFMPVGTQGSVKGISPQELLDIGSQMILANTYHLMLRPGEQLVAAHGGLPGFTAYPGPFLTDSGGFQVMSLGHMRKITEQGVTFKSHIDGANVSLTPERSIQVQEALGADVIMAFDECPPYPAERGYIENSLERTVRWLERCHAVKTREDQALFAIVQGGVHQDLRQQSLDLTLPFGTPGFAIGGLAVGESKEEMYPAVAFTASRLPEGKPRYLMGVGHPEDLVAGIALGVDMFDCVYPTRTGRFGYALTDDGRLNMNSSAPRTQLEPIDRDCDCYACRHYTRAYLAHLVRAEEMLAPRMLSLHNLRYLHGLVERARTAIEQGAFQVWAQTWAQRYFREAVPQWFAVALETGRQTEFSTS
- a CDS encoding transposase family protein, whose product is SKVQLPVETALIGDAGYQGLWKEHPHALTPHKATRTTPLTHEQRQDTVVLAHTRQGIEHMIRRLKIFRVLKGVYRHRRRRFALRLHLIAALCNLTLSCSA